The following are from one region of the bacterium genome:
- a CDS encoding BsuPI-related putative proteinase inhibitor: MKRHILAVVIIIVMLAGVLAGSGNLHAVFFPSASRILGIARLHSAVTTDQSVYPHGQPVEITFEVTNPGNRPVTLDFTGGRGFEVVIRNSSGIRVWRLSSDPDDLRDLTTIELGPNETQKFQIPWDQKDYHGLPVPPGIYWIRAVLIPANNVGCASSTQVRIMPAGASDASIRDYQNSGCKEDSGRGAEEEREEFAADYRDRLLYLVHRNAVYNCCLEEITVTLNMADGIIWIFEEEKLDGDGCRCLCRYDITATIAGLSPGAYTIRFYNRKTGRFLGEIPAVVIPWMSPLSLPAFDLMSE; the protein is encoded by the coding sequence ATGAAAAGACACATCTTGGCTGTAGTGATTATCATCGTGATGCTGGCAGGCGTTCTGGCAGGTTCCGGTAACCTGCACGCTGTTTTTTTCCCTTCCGCTTCCCGTATCCTGGGAATAGCCAGGCTGCATTCTGCCGTTACAACTGACCAGTCGGTTTATCCACACGGGCAGCCGGTCGAGATAACCTTCGAGGTGACTAATCCGGGGAACCGGCCGGTTACGCTCGATTTCACCGGCGGCCGGGGATTTGAGGTAGTAATCAGAAATTCTTCGGGTATCAGGGTCTGGAGGCTTTCTTCGGATCCTGATGATCTCAGAGACCTGACCACCATAGAATTGGGTCCGAACGAGACCCAAAAATTCCAGATACCATGGGACCAGAAGGATTATCATGGCCTGCCTGTCCCCCCCGGCATCTACTGGATCAGGGCTGTTTTAATCCCTGCCAACAATGTGGGTTGTGCTTCGTCCACTCAAGTCAGGATTATGCCGGCAGGGGCTTCGGATGCCTCTATCCGGGATTACCAGAACAGCGGCTGTAAAGAAGACTCAGGCCGGGGAGCTGAAGAAGAGAGGGAGGAATTTGCCGCTGATTACCGGGACCGTCTGCTGTATCTCGTGCACCGAAATGCCGTATATAATTGCTGTCTTGAAGAGATTACCGTTACCCTGAATATGGCGGATGGAATCATCTGGATTTTCGAGGAGGAGAAACTGGATGGTGACGGATGCCGCTGCCTGTGCAGGTATGATATTACAGCCACCATTGCCGGTTTATCTCCCGGAGCTTATACCATAAGATTTTATAACCGGAAGACCGGCCGGTTCCTCGGTGAAATCCCGGCGGTGGTAATCCCCTGGATGTCACCCCTCTCCCTGCCTGCCTTCGATCTCATGTCGGAATGA